The Pseudorca crassidens isolate mPseCra1 chromosome 3, mPseCra1.hap1, whole genome shotgun sequence genome includes the window AAGTTTCCAGAATCTTAAGTGCTGTGCAATGACCTCATCTCGCCCTGATGGCTAATGGGATATATGCTTGCGTATTCTTGTGTTTCAGAAATTcctgttttaatttctgttatgGCATAACCTGCATAACCATAAGCTCTTTGAGAtactcagtaatttttaagagtgtaaaaggGTCCTGGGATGAAACAGTTTGAGAGCTGCTggcttaaagaaatatttttaaaaaataagtaaagctgTACAAACTAAAACATTTCCCTTTGTTTTGATATAATTGCATCAACTCTGTAAGGCACTAACTTTTAGGCTGACTGGAATTCTAATTGCCATTTCTACAGATCTTTGATTaattaaatacacacaaaaaggTATGTGAATAGAGAATGTTCACTGAGTGATTACTAACTGACAAGCACTATCTAAGCGACTTACATGAGTCCCCTCATTTAATCCCTACAACCACCACTTGCAGGAGATGCTGTTACATTTTATGCTTGCGGACACCAAGAGGTTACGTGGCCCAGCTGGGAGGTATGGAGCTTGGACTCTATCCCAGGCAGTCTGTCTTCGCTGCCTCTTCTCATTATTCTAACTGCCATACAATTTTACCTCCCTTAAATGCGATTCACTTGACAGACAGAAGTTTTTCACAATACAGAGTCTAAGAAAGTAGTGAAAAGAAAGAGGATCACCCACCTGATCCAACACCTTcacttatagatgaggaaaagtgaggcccagagaggggaagtgacttgcaaAAGCTCACACAGCAAAGACTCAGAATCCATCGGACCTCTTTCGCCCAGTTGGGAGCTCTTAGAACTCCAACCCAAGCAAGCACTGCAGTTATCTCCTTCAGAGCAACATGTgagcagcacagcacagcacgTAAGCAAGTGACATCAAGACCAGGCAAGAGACAATATCTCCAGCAAAATCGACTTGACTTTATTGCAAGGAAGCTATAGAAGAGCAGGGCAAGTGAGGGTCTCCGCAGGAACTACCATCGCTGAGCAGGATTGTCAGGTCCTAGATCTGTCTGGAAGGCAGGAGCTGGCTCAGCAtcctggaagagaagagaagtgaGGTGGAACACAGGCGCCATCTGCTGGACACGTGGAGACATTACAAAAGCAGTAAAGGTTCACTAAGAGGCAGTTGTACCGGGTGAGGTGGGAAACCCAGGTGCTGGAGCAGCATGTCCAGCCCTGCATGCTGCTTCTACCAAGACTGCCTCTTGGCAGTCTTGACCAGAACCCATTGCTCTTGCTAAGCCGGTCACCACCGAGGCCCTCTTCTGGGGAactcccagggctgctggggcACCTTCCCTGTCCTGTTTCAACTTATACCAGGAGGGCAACAAAAAAAATCACGAGCAAACAAATCTGCCGAGAGCCAGACGATCAAGGAAACTTCAGAACGATAAACATTCTATCTCTGGTTCCTGAACCTGGCTTCAAATCCGTCACTGGGCAGCCTCttaaaacagactcagagacagatGCTGCCTGGTGTGTGGGGTAAAACCTTACCTGATCAGTGATTCTCACCCAGTGCCATGCATATGAACCTCCAGGAGCCTTTTCATACTACACATGGTTACTGACAGATGTGCAGATGAAATTATATGATGCCTGAATTTGCTGTGAATATGGGGGTGGAGAGAGCGGGCCGTGGATGAAATGATGGCAATGACTTGATGATTGTTCGATCTGGGTGATGGGTACGTGGAGATTCATTTTACTACCCTACTTGCATAGGTTCGACACTTCCTATAataaaaaagctaaaattaattaattaaaactactATGAGAACTAtccagccatagaaaggaatgaagtactgatacatgctaagCTTGGGTGaatcctgaaaacattatgctaagtgaaagaagccagacacaaaaggtcacataacgtatgattccttttatatggaAATATCCAGGGCAGGTGAGTCCAGGGGGCAGAAAGcggattggtggttgccaggggatggagagaggaggCAGTGGGGACAGCCTAAATGGGTACAGGGAGTTTTTCTAGGGTGATGAAAAGTTTTGAACCTAGAGAGAGGTGGTGgatgtacaacattgtgaatacacTAAAGGCCAATGAatggtacactttaaaatggttaattgcatgtcatgtgaatttcatctcaataaaaaaaaaagagcctactATGAGAGAAATACACATTAAGCTACACATGGTTTACAACAGGTAGGTATTGCTTTTTTAGTCAAACAAAATTCACATGCTCAGGTCGGGAGTTTCCAATTCAAAGTGTCTACACTGGGGCTCCCCCACGTGTGTAGCCAGCTGAggaagttttttttctcttccctccctccatccctccttgtCACAGAGACTTTTATAAACACAGTCTTACACGGAGGCCCAATATAAAACGGGGCTGCTTGGGATACATGGAGGGGCCTAGggtcccacccacccaccctccccccaaaacccTAGGGGTGCAGGAACCATGTGATGAACACTGGTATGGTAGAAACGTTACCCTCCCTTTAAGGATCATCCTTCATATTCAGAGGGATTTCACAGTAACCTCCACAAGGCAGGAAAGCAGGGCTGAGGttatagccccattttacaggaggGAGGGCTAAGtctcaggaatgaaagagaagtGTCCACCACTGTCAGAATGTGAAATGAGGGCAGAGCTAAAAACTAGACTCCTAGAATACTGATTATTCATCCTGGGCTCATTCCTGAACATGGTTCATCCATGGGCAGGAAGGGGATGACGAAGACAGACACATCTGACATCTCATGATTTGCACGTGATGTCACCAGATACACAGGACACTGCCACAGCTCAGATTCCAACGCACACCTTTAGGAAGGAGGCTGCAGCTGAagttcactgccatggcccagcaGTCAGTTGTAGTTGGATGCCTGATTCTCAGCCTGCCCCTGGCACTCACCTGTGTGGGGCTTTGgtcaagtcacttcccctctccagGCCTCATTTTCCTTAATTACAGTGAGAGCACTGACCGACATCAGGGATGTGGCGATTGTTGTAATACACGCATGAAGGGCATGAGAGGCACTACGGGGCCAGTGACTGCTAGGAGGGCTGTGCTGTGAAGGATTCTGAGACTGTGGCtaggcacagagggaaggaaTGCTGGATGGATGACTAAAGTCTGCCCTGGTTCTGCAGTAAAGGGTGCTGGCACAGTGTCACTAGCCTCCTTTCTGGATTACGTAAAATCAAAGGGAACATCCAGCTTAAACACgctgctggttttttttttgtttgtgttgtgtttttcacctttaacagctttattgggggTGTAACTGACATGCTATACGTAGACATATTTTAAGTGCACGATGTGATGATCTGTGACTTATCAATTGAATACACCCACATACCCTCACCACACTCAAGATAGTGAACATTTCCAACCCCAAAgtctcctcctgcctctcctcgCCACCCCACATCATCAAGCAATCACGGATCTGCTTTGGTCGCTATAGGTTCGTTTGCATCTtttagaactttatataaatgatatcatacagtatgtgagaTTCATTGCAGTTGTTGCATGGACAATAGTATTCAATTCTATGGcgataccacaatttgtttatctattcatctagtgatggacattgggttgtttccagcttttggctGTTACAAGTAAAGCTGCTCTCAGTATTTACAAGTCTTCATATGGACAgtgctttccatttctcttgggtaaatacctggcAAAGGAATGGCTGGGTCACACGGTAGGTTTTAAGAAACTACCAGATTGACCACAGTATTGTCTTTGCACCAGTCTGGGCAGAGGGCATGCCCAGGAAGCTGGGAACAGTTCCAAGTGGGGACAGAGGCCAAGGTGAACTAACTCACCTGGTCAGTGCACTGGACCACAAGGCTCAGGGCGTAGGTGTCACCTCTGATGGGACCGTTAAGTTATCAAAGCAAAAGACACACTGCTCAGGGCCATATGCTTAAACTTAAACCCTGCCGATCATGAAATGTACCCTGAAGTCATAGAGGGGACCCTGGGAGACATCACGAAGTGCTCTGTCTACTCACAGGGGGCTGGAAGGAGTCCCTGAGCTTGTGATTTGCATCCGGTAGAGACATATTTTGTTGCAGTGTCGGGGCCTCACCCACCTGCCCACTTTGGTCCATCCTGCAGGCTGGGGGCCCAGGCCCTTGCTACTTGGGCCCGAGGTAGGAAACGGCCTTTCCTGTTTTCCCCAGGGTCTCCAGCAGAGTGTCCACGCTGTGCTCAGAGTCGACGCAGACCTTCTTGTTGGGCAGGTCAATGTCAAATTGAACTCCTGCCGGAAGGGGGGTGAGGGGGGACAGAGACGTTCCCAGTCAGGCTCCTGAATTATTGACCACcacccttcccttctcctctaGACCAAGGATTGGCACACTTCTCCTGAAAAGGGCCAGAGAGCACATGTTTTAGGAACTGTGGGCTGCATAGTCTTCTGTATATTGTTTTTACAACcctgtaaaaatgtaaaaaccattgtCAGCTGTGCAAAAACAGGCTGTGGGCTGGATTGGGCCCAGGGGCTGTAGTTTGCCCATCCCTGCTCTAGATGgcagctttaaaaattttttttttcttaattgcaaAAGTAATACGgacacactttttttcttttttggccgcgccacacggcatgtgggatcttaatttccctaccagggattgaacccgtgcccccctgcagtggaagtgtggagtcttaaccgctggactgccagggaagtccccagacacaccatttaaaaagaaaaaaggcaagcaTTTCTGACTAAAATTTGAAACTGTAAGGCCCCTACTATTTCCTACCTCTAAGGATCACTGAACAATAGGGCCCCTATCCAGTGTTTCTCCCTGATGGACAAATGAAAAGTAATTCCCCAAAGTGGCATCATACTCTGTAAACAGGTCTTGCTATATGTCACTTTCCAATGTCCAGGATATCTTGCCATCTCAGTGCATACagacttacttcattcttttttaacagcTACACCATATCCCATAGTGTGGATGTACCATCCATCTACTCAGTCCCCCTCTGAAGGACACTGAGGTTGCCTCCAATCTCTCACTATGATCACAACAATGTAAACATACTTCAACGTATCTTATAAAACTTGTGGAAATATTTCTATACCATGAATTCATAGAATGGAACTTGTGGGGCAACAGACTggcacactttttatttttttcattagcaATTCATGATGTATTTCGTTGAACATTAAGACTCCTATGCACAGGGACCCATAAGTCCTGACAACTGCTTTCTAGAATCCGAACCACTCTGATAAAAAAAAGCCCTGGTGTGTTTAAAATTCAGATTGTTGGGCCCCATTCCAACATTCTGATTATGACCAGAATGGTTTGGTCTGAGATGAGGAAGCCAGGTGGAAGAACCTTAGACTGAGGAAGTAAGTTCCAAAGAACCACTTCTATCCTACCACTGACCCATCTTTCCAACGTGACTCAGCAAAATGTGGTAAAGATCATGCGTTTTCCCCCCCTGAGTCCCATGGAACAGTTAAGGGCACATTCTCCCACTCATTTATAAATTCAGAGCATACAATGGCAATAGGCTTTTCAACGATATGTCCATTATCAACAGGTAGCATTCTCACTTTCAAAGTGAGAAGCCTCAAATTAGGTAACCAGCCAAGGCCTCATTCTAAGTGTTGGTGCCATGTCTTCCATACTCTGAGGGGAGCTGGCAAAGGAGCCCAGGTCTTCATTCCCTAACTCCTAGAACCCGTTAGGTGGGTTTCGGTACAGGTAGGGAGGTAGAAGTGCCAAAGAACCTACACTCACACCAGACGAGGAAAGCACTTGTTATCCTTTAatgcagcggtccccaacctttttggcaccaggggccggTTTTATGCAAGACAGTTTTTCAGGCGATGGGGAGGGCGATGAGGAGCAGTGATGGGGAGCGACgatggggagggagatggggagtggCGATGGGGAGGGCAATGGGGAGCGGCGATGAGGAGGGGCGATGGGGAGGGCGATGGGGAGCGGCGATGGGGAGGGCGATGGGGAGGGTGATGGGGAGCGGCgatggggaggggagatggggagggcgATGGGGAgcagtgatggggagcgatgatggggagggagatggggagcgGCGATGGGGAGTGGCAATGGGGAGGGTGATGGggagagcaatggggagcggcagatgaagcttcgcacactcgcccgctgctcacctcctgttcgctgggctgggctggggagggcatGGTGTCGGGGACCCCTGATTTAATGAATCTCCCACCATGTAGCTTCAAGCTGCCAGGACACAAGCCCCACCCGCACCCTTCATCTTCTCCTCAGCTCTTCTGCTGAAGAATTTGGACTTCCCGATGACAGGCTGCTTTGggagcttcccctcccccagaacTTTGCAGTAACCCAGTCGCACCACATCAGTGACAGGAGCAGCTCCAGTCTTGTTCTTGGCAGCATTTACCCGTGTCTGCTCGCTGACCAAGGTCCACAGTTTATCAAGGTTGACGGCTGGGCAGAAGCTCTAGTTCCTCGTTAAGGGGTAACGCCTAATACCAACTTTCCCGAAGTATCCTGCGTGATATCTGTCAAAGTTGATCCTGTGGTGATGCATGCCACCAGCATTACCGTGGCCTCCCGGGTGCTTCCAGTGTTTGACGATGCAGCCATGGCCATGGCTCAGGTGGCCCCTAAGTTTCCGGGTCTTTCTTAGTCCAGATGGCATGTTGGCGGCTGAGATAAAAGAGGAGGGCCTCTGCAAAGTCTCGCGGGCTATTGAGCACAGGGGCCTAGCACACTTTAAATATTCATAGGTTTTGCAAAACTGCCCTCCTAAAGGGCTGTGCCCATTTGAAGCCCCTTGGTGGCATAGGGGAATAGGTACAAAGGGGTCTTCTTGAAACAACAGAGGGAGAATCCCAGGCCTGGCTTCACCACTGACTGGCTGGGTCCTGCCTATCACAGGCCTCAGGTTCCCCATCGGTACATGAAGGAGTTGGGGTCAGCCAGCccctgtgggctctcccgttcaAGTATGCCACTGGTCTGTGATTCCTCAGGCCCAGCACTGCTCATCTGTGGCCCCGACTAGCTCAGAAAACCCTTCTGACCCTTCTTAAGAGGCCACC containing:
- the ATOX1 gene encoding copper transport protein ATOX1 isoform X4; the protein is MPHEFSVDMTCEGCSNAVTRVLNKLGGVQFDIDLPNKKVCVDSEHSVDTLLETLGKTGKAVSYLGPK
- the ATOX1 gene encoding copper transport protein ATOX1 isoform X3, producing MPKHEFSVDMTCEGCSNAVTRVLNKLGGVQFDIDLPNKKVCVDSEHSVDTLLETLGKTGKAVSYLGPK